The Metabacillus litoralis genome contains a region encoding:
- the spoVM gene encoding stage V sporulation protein SpoVM, producing the protein MKFYTIKLPKFLGGIVRAMLGSFKKD; encoded by the coding sequence ATGAAATTTTATACGATTAAGTTACCGAAGTTTTTAGGAGGAATAGTTCGAGCAATGCTCGGTTCGTTTAAAAAAGATTAA
- a CDS encoding Asp23/Gls24 family envelope stress response protein — protein sequence MSIELKTKYGQIDISNEVIATVAGGAAIDCYGIVGMASKNQIKDGLTDILRKENFSRGVIVRQDDDSINIDMYIIVSYGTKISEVAHNVQTKVKYTLDQTVGLAVDSVNIFVQGVRVANP from the coding sequence ATGTCCATTGAATTAAAAACAAAGTACGGACAAATCGATATTTCCAACGAGGTCATTGCAACTGTTGCAGGCGGAGCAGCGATCGACTGCTATGGTATTGTAGGAATGGCTTCAAAGAATCAAATAAAAGACGGTCTTACGGATATCCTAAGAAAAGAGAACTTTAGCAGAGGCGTAATCGTACGTCAAGATGACGATTCAATTAATATTGATATGTATATTATTGTCAGCTATGGTACAAAAATTTCTGAAGTCGCGCATAACGTTCAAACGAAAGTTAAGTATACGTTAGATCAGACGGTTGGACTTGCTGTTGATTCTGTAAATATTTTTGTACAAGGTGTTCGTGTAGCGAACCCATAG
- the sdaAA gene encoding L-serine ammonia-lyase, iron-sulfur-dependent, subunit alpha, protein MFRNVEELVGLAESKGVKIAEIMIEQECRVTDRTREDVLLQMEKNLEVMEQAVEKGLSGVKSHSGLTGGDAVLLQSYLEKGNFLSGDTILDAVSKAVATNEVNAAMGTICATPTAGSAGVVPGTLFAVKEKLKPTRKEMIEFLFTSGAFGFVVANNASISGAAGGCQAEVGSASGMAAAAIVEMAGGTPRQAAHAMAITLKNMLGLVCDPVAGLVEVPCVKRNAMGAANAMIAADMALAGITSRIPCDEVIDAMYRIGQTMPTALKETAQGGLAATPTGQKLKREIFGDSQK, encoded by the coding sequence ATGTTCCGTAACGTAGAAGAACTAGTTGGATTAGCGGAAAGTAAAGGGGTAAAAATCGCAGAGATCATGATTGAACAAGAGTGTAGAGTGACAGATCGTACTCGAGAAGATGTTTTATTACAGATGGAAAAGAACTTAGAAGTAATGGAACAAGCCGTTGAAAAAGGGCTGTCAGGAGTAAAGTCTCACTCTGGTTTAACTGGTGGAGATGCGGTGCTCTTACAATCTTATCTTGAGAAGGGTAACTTTCTTTCCGGAGATACAATTTTAGACGCTGTAAGTAAGGCTGTTGCAACTAATGAAGTGAATGCTGCAATGGGGACAATTTGTGCCACGCCCACAGCTGGTTCCGCTGGTGTTGTACCTGGTACACTTTTTGCTGTAAAAGAAAAGCTGAAGCCAACGAGAAAAGAAATGATTGAATTTCTTTTTACTTCAGGTGCATTTGGTTTTGTTGTGGCGAACAATGCTTCCATTTCTGGTGCTGCTGGAGGTTGTCAAGCAGAGGTAGGCTCTGCTTCAGGAATGGCTGCTGCAGCAATTGTTGAGATGGCTGGTGGTACTCCAAGACAAGCTGCACATGCTATGGCGATAACATTGAAAAATATGCTCGGATTAGTTTGTGACCCTGTTGCAGGATTAGTGGAGGTCCCTTGTGTAAAAAGAAATGCAATGGGTGCTGCTAATGCAATGATTGCCGCTGATATGGCATTAGCAGGTATTACAAGTAGAATTCCATGTGATGAAGTAATTGATGCCATGTATCGAATTGGGCAAACGATGCCTACAGCATTAAAAGAAACTGCACAAGGGGGGTTAGCTGCGACTCCGACAGGTCAAAAGCTCAAAAGGGAAATTTTTGGAGACTCGCAAAAGTGA
- the sdaAB gene encoding L-serine ammonia-lyase, iron-sulfur-dependent subunit beta produces the protein MKYRSVFDIIGPVMIGPSSSHTAGAARIGRVARTLFGREPKWVIISLYNSFAKTYKGHGTDVAIVGGLLDFDTFDERIKSSLEIAKEKDIKITFIEEEAVADHPNTARLIIGDDYGQFELVGISIGGGKIEITELNGFELKLSGNHPALLVVHNDRFGVIAAVANVLAKYEINIGHMDVSRKEVGQLALMTIETDQNITNEVIEELKRLTNILQVTRIDD, from the coding sequence ATGAAATATAGAAGTGTTTTTGACATAATTGGACCTGTTATGATCGGTCCGTCGAGTTCACATACAGCCGGTGCGGCAAGAATTGGACGTGTTGCACGAACGTTGTTTGGACGTGAACCTAAATGGGTAATCATTTCCCTTTACAACTCTTTTGCTAAAACCTATAAGGGGCACGGTACAGATGTTGCTATTGTAGGTGGCTTGCTTGACTTTGATACCTTTGACGAAAGAATAAAATCGTCATTAGAAATAGCTAAAGAGAAAGACATTAAGATAACGTTTATAGAAGAAGAAGCAGTCGCAGACCATCCGAACACAGCTCGACTTATTATTGGTGATGACTATGGACAGTTTGAATTAGTTGGTATTTCTATAGGTGGAGGAAAGATTGAAATAACTGAACTAAATGGTTTTGAATTAAAATTATCAGGAAATCACCCAGCTTTATTGGTTGTGCATAACGATCGATTTGGTGTAATTGCTGCAGTAGCCAATGTATTGGCAAAATATGAAATAAATATTGGGCATATGGATGTGTCCAGAAAAGAAGTTGGTCAGCTTGCTTTAATGACAATTGAAACAGATCAGAACATTACAAATGAAGTAATTGAAGAATTAAAAAGATTAACAAATATATTACAAGTAACAAGAATTGATGATTAA
- the pknB gene encoding Stk1 family PASTA domain-containing Ser/Thr kinase: protein MLIGKRISGRYKILEVVGGGGMANVYLARDMILEREVAMKVLRFDFSNDDEFIKRFRREAQSATSLAHPNIVSIYDVGEEDGIYYIVMEYVEGQTLKQYIQQFAPVHPRKAVNIMVQIASAIQHAHDNQIIHRDIKPHNILIDHHGNVKVTDFGIATALSSTTITQTNSVLGSVHYLSPEQARGGLANKKSDIYSIGIVLFELLTGRLPFDGESAISIALKHLQSETPSPKRWNPDIPQSIENIILRSTAKDPFHRYDSVEEMEKDLETAFDVSRISEERFSIPEDDEATKAIPIITNENFNEHKVEDTIVRKPVTNENIHNFNQEDNGKKEKKQKKPKKKKSKLATFIVSVFLILLVAGIAAFTIIPSFFLPKDVEVPDVTGKSYEEAVNILLDSGFEVADPVLVTDEEVEEGYVIKTEPTANEIIKEGSTITIYESIGKEKVVLEDYVGRKIDRITSILEMKGFTVEVVKEEYSETEPAGNILSQNPEIGEEVVPEDTVVEFTVSKGPKLVKIEDLVGKTKEEVNKYISETGFSVNVDDEYSAEVEKGSLIRQSPKAGTEVVPKETTLEVVYSLGPEPKPSKTVTKTVTIPYETEEEGKELEVKISIDDEEHTISDVFETFTITSPRVKTLEFTIPPNDKAFYQITVDNKIVITETIPYPEE from the coding sequence GTGCTAATAGGAAAAAGAATTAGTGGTCGTTATAAAATTCTAGAAGTTGTAGGTGGCGGTGGCATGGCTAACGTTTACCTAGCCCGAGACATGATTCTAGAACGCGAAGTTGCAATGAAGGTGTTGCGCTTTGATTTTTCCAATGATGATGAATTTATTAAACGATTTAGAAGAGAAGCACAATCAGCAACTAGTTTGGCGCATCCAAATATCGTTAGTATATATGATGTTGGTGAAGAGGACGGTATTTATTATATTGTTATGGAGTACGTAGAAGGCCAAACTTTAAAACAATACATACAACAGTTTGCACCAGTTCATCCTAGAAAAGCAGTGAATATTATGGTGCAAATTGCATCGGCCATTCAGCATGCACATGATAATCAAATTATTCATAGAGACATAAAGCCGCACAATATTCTTATTGACCATCATGGAAATGTGAAGGTAACAGATTTTGGAATTGCTACAGCGTTGAGTTCAACGACCATAACACAAACAAATTCGGTATTAGGCTCGGTTCACTATTTATCACCTGAACAAGCTAGAGGTGGACTGGCTAATAAAAAATCAGATATTTACTCTATTGGTATTGTTTTATTTGAGTTATTAACTGGACGATTGCCGTTTGATGGAGAATCAGCTATCTCAATTGCCCTTAAGCATTTGCAATCAGAAACTCCATCCCCTAAAAGATGGAATCCTGACATACCTCAAAGTATTGAAAACATAATTTTAAGATCAACGGCTAAGGATCCTTTTCACCGTTATGATTCAGTAGAAGAAATGGAAAAGGATCTTGAAACAGCCTTTGATGTTAGTAGAATTTCTGAGGAACGTTTTTCTATACCTGAAGATGATGAAGCTACCAAGGCTATACCAATCATTACAAATGAGAACTTTAATGAACATAAGGTAGAAGACACCATTGTCAGAAAACCTGTTACTAACGAGAATATTCATAATTTCAATCAGGAAGACAACGGTAAAAAAGAAAAAAAGCAAAAGAAACCGAAAAAGAAGAAAAGCAAGCTTGCTACCTTTATCGTTTCAGTATTTTTGATTTTACTTGTTGCAGGTATAGCTGCTTTTACAATCATTCCTTCCTTTTTCCTTCCTAAGGATGTTGAGGTTCCGGACGTCACAGGAAAGTCCTACGAAGAAGCTGTAAACATATTGCTTGATAGTGGATTTGAAGTGGCGGATCCAGTGCTTGTAACAGACGAAGAGGTTGAAGAGGGGTATGTTATTAAAACAGAACCAACGGCAAATGAAATCATCAAGGAAGGCTCTACTATTACAATCTATGAAAGTATAGGAAAAGAAAAAGTGGTATTAGAGGATTATGTAGGGAGAAAAATTGACCGTATTACCTCTATTCTTGAAATGAAGGGCTTTACAGTAGAGGTTGTAAAGGAAGAATACAGTGAGACTGAACCTGCTGGTAACATTTTGTCCCAAAATCCTGAAATAGGAGAAGAAGTTGTACCAGAAGACACGGTGGTAGAATTTACGGTTAGTAAAGGGCCGAAACTAGTAAAAATAGAGGATTTGGTTGGGAAAACAAAGGAAGAAGTTAATAAATATATTTCAGAAACAGGGTTTAGTGTTAATGTTGATGATGAGTATTCTGCAGAAGTGGAGAAAGGATCACTCATCAGGCAAAGTCCAAAGGCCGGTACAGAAGTTGTACCAAAAGAAACAACATTAGAGGTTGTCTATTCTCTTGGCCCGGAGCCTAAGCCTTCTAAAACAGTAACAAAAACAGTAACAATTCCTTATGAAACGGAAGAAGAGGGCAAAGAGTTGGAAGTGAAGATTTCAATCGACGATGAAGAACACACTATTTCAGACGTATTTGAAACCTTTACGATTACTAGTCCTCGGGTAAAAACATTAGAATTTACAATCCCACCAAATGACAAAGCTTTTTATCAGATTACTGTGGATAATAAAATTGTAATAACTGAGACTATTCCGTATCCAGAGGAATAG
- a CDS encoding thiamine diphosphokinase, with amino-acid sequence MKTIALVAGGPKENLADLTIYNQREIMWVGIDRGVRYIEEAGLTPANAFGDFDSISSEEHKRLKKDLPHLSTYPAEKDQTDTEIALEWAINQKPDRIYLFGATGGRIDHMLANLYLLIKSPSTLSKIKLIDRQNHITLYGPGTYKVKRKNELRYISFIALTPDVIGLTLEGFKYPLKNCHIRLGSTLCISNELIYEVGTFSFLDGILIMIRSRD; translated from the coding sequence ATGAAAACAATAGCACTAGTAGCAGGAGGTCCCAAGGAAAATCTTGCTGACTTAACAATATATAATCAAAGAGAAATAATGTGGGTGGGGATAGATAGAGGTGTCCGTTATATTGAAGAAGCAGGATTAACACCTGCAAATGCGTTTGGAGACTTTGATTCCATTTCGAGTGAAGAACATAAAAGGTTGAAAAAGGATCTTCCACATTTATCTACATATCCTGCCGAAAAAGATCAAACAGATACTGAAATAGCTCTAGAATGGGCAATTAATCAAAAACCAGACCGAATATATCTTTTTGGAGCCACTGGTGGACGAATTGATCATATGCTTGCAAATTTGTATCTCCTTATTAAATCACCCTCTACTCTATCAAAAATTAAATTGATTGATCGTCAAAATCATATCACGCTCTATGGCCCAGGAACATATAAAGTAAAGAGGAAAAATGAATTACGTTATATTTCTTTTATCGCCTTAACCCCTGATGTCATAGGCCTGACACTTGAAGGATTTAAATATCCTTTAAAAAATTGTCATATTAGGCTTGGATCAACATTATGTATTAGTAATGAACTCATTTATGAAGTAGGTACTTTTTCTTTCCTAGACGGCATATTAATAATGATAAGAAGCCGAGATTAA
- the rpe gene encoding ribulose-phosphate 3-epimerase, with the protein MIKIAPSILSADFAKLGEEIKDVEKGGADYIHVDVMDGHFVPNITIGPLIVEAIRPVTKLPLDVHLMIEQPDLYIKEFVRAGADIITVHVEASKHLHRTIQLIKSEGIKAGVVLNPHTPIELILHILEDIDMVLFMTVNPGFGGQSFIPQVLPKIKALADMIKEKNLSVDIEVDGGINEETAKQCVAAGANVLVAGSFIYNKPDRQAAIQSLKQAVLS; encoded by the coding sequence ATGATAAAAATTGCTCCATCCATTTTATCGGCAGATTTTGCTAAATTGGGAGAGGAAATCAAAGATGTAGAAAAGGGAGGTGCAGATTATATTCATGTTGATGTGATGGACGGCCACTTTGTTCCTAACATTACGATTGGGCCACTTATTGTCGAGGCTATAAGACCCGTAACAAAGCTTCCTTTAGACGTTCATTTAATGATTGAACAACCTGATTTGTATATTAAAGAATTTGTCCGTGCAGGAGCCGACATCATCACTGTTCATGTAGAAGCTTCTAAACATCTGCACCGAACAATTCAACTTATTAAGTCTGAAGGTATAAAAGCTGGTGTTGTGTTAAATCCACATACGCCAATTGAGTTAATATTACACATTCTTGAGGATATTGATATGGTATTGTTCATGACAGTTAATCCAGGCTTCGGTGGTCAATCATTCATTCCGCAAGTCTTACCTAAGATAAAGGCATTAGCTGATATGATTAAAGAAAAGAACCTTTCGGTTGATATCGAGGTTGATGGCGGGATTAATGAAGAAACAGCTAAGCAATGTGTTGCTGCAGGAGCAAATGTTTTAGTTGCCGGTTCTTTTATTTACAATAAGCCGGACCGTCAGGCTGCAATACAAAGTCTTAAGCAAGCAGTTCTATCTTAA
- the rsgA gene encoding ribosome small subunit-dependent GTPase A, whose protein sequence is MPQGKIVKALSGFYYVQDQEKLVQCRGRGVFRKNKITPLVGDEVKYQAENDLEGYILEVFERKNELVRPPICNVDQAILVFSAVEPDFSTTLLDRFLVLIEANEIIPLIVISKTDLISSEKIRGEVQSYAKDYENAGYTVLLTSTVESTVENDLLPYLNDHISVFAGQSGVGKSSLLNVLRPDLELKTNDISSHLGRGKHTTRHVELISVGTGFVADTPGFSSLDFTGIEVEDLSYCFPEMRERSSSCKFRGCTHVKEPKCAVKEAVEKGEIPQYRYEHYLTFVEEIKDRKPRY, encoded by the coding sequence ATGCCACAAGGGAAAATTGTGAAGGCTCTTAGTGGTTTTTACTATGTTCAAGATCAAGAGAAATTAGTTCAGTGTAGAGGTAGGGGTGTCTTTAGGAAGAATAAGATTACACCTCTTGTAGGCGACGAGGTAAAATATCAAGCTGAAAATGACTTGGAAGGATATATTCTTGAAGTCTTTGAACGAAAAAATGAACTTGTAAGACCACCTATTTGTAATGTTGACCAGGCTATTCTTGTATTTTCTGCAGTAGAGCCTGATTTTAGTACAACGCTTCTTGATCGATTTCTTGTACTCATTGAAGCAAATGAGATTATTCCACTCATTGTTATTAGTAAAACAGATCTTATATCCTCTGAAAAAATAAGAGGAGAAGTTCAGTCTTATGCAAAAGATTATGAAAATGCAGGCTATACCGTCTTATTAACCTCAACGGTCGAATCAACAGTTGAAAATGATCTGTTACCATATTTAAATGACCATATTTCAGTTTTTGCAGGTCAATCAGGGGTGGGGAAATCTTCTTTATTAAATGTATTAAGACCTGATCTAGAATTGAAAACGAATGATATTTCTTCCCATTTAGGTCGAGGAAAGCATACAACAAGACATGTTGAACTTATTTCAGTAGGTACAGGTTTTGTAGCAGATACTCCTGGTTTTAGCTCATTAGATTTTACAGGTATTGAGGTAGAAGATCTTTCATACTGTTTCCCGGAGATGCGTGAACGAAGTAGTAGCTGTAAATTCAGAGGATGCACCCATGTCAAAGAACCAAAATGTGCAGTAAAAGAGGCTGTTGAAAAAGGAGAAATTCCACAATACCGATATGAGCATTACTTAACATTCGTAGAAGAGATAAAAGATAGAAAGCCGAGGTATTAA
- the rpmB gene encoding 50S ribosomal protein L28, whose product MARKCVVTGRKTRSGNARSHAMNANKRTWGANLQKVRILVNGKPKRVYVSARALRSGKVERV is encoded by the coding sequence ATGGCACGTAAATGCGTTGTTACTGGTAGAAAAACTCGCTCAGGTAATGCACGTTCACACGCGATGAACGCTAACAAACGTACTTGGGGCGCAAACCTTCAAAAAGTTCGCATCTTAGTTAACGGTAAACCAAAAAGAGTATATGTATCTGCTCGCGCTTTAAGATCAGGTAAAGTTGAGCGAGTTTAA
- the recG gene encoding ATP-dependent DNA helicase RecG gives MKNMLLDPITNLKGVGSETEEVLNDVGIYTIHDLLEYFPYRYDDNSLKDLEDVKHEERVTVEGRVHSEPSLQFFGKKRSRLTFRLLVGRYLLSVVCFNRPYFKNKLSIDATVTVTGKWDKHRQTITVSNLLFGPKQDVSGIEPVYSVKGKLTVKGIRKFVSIALKDYLEGVTELLPDHLLNKYKLMTRKEALKTIHIPEEKEDLKQARRRFVYEEFLLFQLKMQTLRKVQREQSKGVVHQFSKEKHKVFLDSLPFPLTNAQTRVVNEILSDMTSPYRMNRLLQGDVGSGKTVVSAIAIYAAFLSGYQSALMVPTEILAEQHAESLFQLFEPFGVSVALLTSSVKGKKRRDLLERVANNEINLLIGTHALIQDDLTFRKLGLVITDEQHRFGVEQRRMLREKGEQTDVLFMTATPIPRTLAITAFGEMDVSIIDELPAGRKTIETYWVKPDMLERILAFIEKEVSKGRQAYVICPLIEESDKLDVQNALDVHSMLTQHYRGRYKVGLMHGRLSSDEKDEVMRSFSQNEVHILVSTTVVEVGVNVPNATTMVIYDAERFGLSQLHQLRGRVGRGSDQSYCILLADPKSETGKERMKIMTETNDGFVLSERDLELRGPGDFFGKKQSGVPVFKVADMVHDYRALEVARQDAVELVGSEEFWKGNQYEALRNYLTNSGVLDGEKLD, from the coding sequence GTGAAAAATATGTTATTGGATCCTATTACCAACTTAAAGGGTGTTGGTAGTGAAACAGAGGAAGTACTAAATGATGTTGGAATTTACACGATTCATGACCTTCTTGAATATTTTCCATATAGATATGATGATAATAGTTTAAAAGATTTAGAGGATGTAAAGCATGAGGAACGTGTTACTGTTGAGGGAAGAGTTCATAGTGAGCCTTCTCTCCAGTTCTTCGGTAAAAAAAGGTCACGTCTTACGTTCCGATTGTTAGTAGGACGATATTTGCTGTCAGTTGTTTGTTTTAATCGTCCTTACTTTAAAAATAAACTTTCTATTGATGCGACGGTTACAGTTACAGGGAAATGGGACAAACATAGACAAACGATTACAGTATCTAATCTTTTATTTGGCCCAAAACAAGATGTATCAGGAATTGAACCTGTTTATTCTGTTAAAGGAAAATTAACAGTAAAAGGAATAAGAAAATTTGTTTCAATTGCCCTTAAAGATTATCTTGAAGGTGTTACTGAGCTCTTGCCTGATCATTTACTTAATAAATACAAGCTAATGACAAGAAAAGAGGCACTTAAGACCATTCACATACCTGAGGAAAAAGAGGACCTTAAACAAGCGAGAAGACGCTTTGTTTATGAAGAGTTTCTTTTATTTCAACTTAAAATGCAGACGCTAAGGAAGGTTCAGCGAGAACAATCGAAGGGGGTTGTTCATCAATTCTCTAAAGAAAAGCATAAGGTTTTTCTTGATTCTTTACCTTTTCCATTAACAAATGCCCAAACACGTGTTGTAAATGAAATTCTAAGTGACATGACTTCACCTTATCGAATGAATCGGCTGTTGCAAGGGGATGTTGGTTCCGGAAAAACGGTTGTTTCTGCTATTGCAATCTATGCAGCCTTCTTGTCTGGTTACCAAAGTGCGTTAATGGTACCTACCGAGATACTAGCTGAACAGCATGCTGAGTCACTTTTTCAATTGTTTGAGCCTTTTGGAGTATCAGTCGCTTTGTTAACTAGTTCAGTTAAAGGAAAGAAAAGAAGAGACTTACTAGAAAGAGTGGCAAACAATGAAATAAATTTATTAATTGGGACACATGCGCTTATTCAAGATGATCTCACGTTCCGTAAACTTGGACTTGTTATTACAGATGAACAACACCGTTTTGGAGTTGAACAAAGGCGGATGCTAAGAGAAAAAGGTGAACAGACCGATGTATTATTTATGACAGCTACACCAATACCTCGGACATTAGCGATAACTGCCTTTGGGGAAATGGACGTTTCAATTATAGATGAACTACCAGCAGGAAGGAAAACAATCGAAACCTACTGGGTAAAGCCTGATATGCTAGAACGTATATTAGCCTTTATTGAAAAGGAAGTTTCAAAAGGGCGGCAGGCTTATGTTATTTGTCCGCTTATTGAAGAATCTGATAAGTTAGATGTCCAAAATGCTCTTGATGTTCATAGTATGCTCACTCAACACTATAGAGGTCGTTATAAAGTAGGTCTTATGCATGGCAGGTTAAGCTCTGATGAAAAAGATGAAGTAATGAGGAGTTTTAGTCAAAACGAGGTTCATATTCTTGTGTCAACGACTGTTGTTGAAGTTGGTGTAAACGTACCAAACGCTACCACTATGGTTATTTATGATGCGGAACGTTTTGGATTATCTCAACTCCATCAACTCCGTGGTCGGGTTGGAAGAGGAAGTGATCAGTCATATTGTATTTTGTTAGCTGATCCTAAGTCGGAAACGGGGAAAGAACGAATGAAAATAATGACTGAAACAAATGATGGTTTTGTTCTCTCTGAGCGAGATCTTGAGCTTAGAGGCCCTGGTGATTTTTTCGGAAAAAAGCAAAGTGGTGTTCCTGTTTTTAAGGTTGCAGATATGGTTCATGATTATAGAGCTTTGGAAGTAGCAAGGCAGGATGCAGTTGAACTTGTAGGTTCGGAGGAATTTTGGAAGGGAAATCAATATGAGGCTTTAAGAAACTACCTTACTAACTCGGGAGTATTGGATGGTGAAAAATTAGATTAA
- a CDS encoding DAK2 domain-containing protein, translating into MSITTLDGKQFAEMILQGANHLSNNSKLVDALNVFPVPDGDTGTNMNLSMTSGAKEVRNNPSAHIGKTGNALSKGLLMGARGNSGVILSQLFRGFSKFIESKASINASEFAAALQAGVDTAYKAVMKPVEGTILTVAKDAAKAAVAAAQNETSIVKLMEITLKEAEASLKRTPDLLPVLKEVGVVDSGGQGLVFVYEGFLAVLKGEKLDTTNVATPTMDELVNAEHHKSVQSHINTEDIEFGYCTEFMVRFETGKTPFNEETFRQDLSHFGDSLLVIADDELAKVHIHAEHPGEVLSYGQKYGNLINMKIENMRQQHTDIVGEKPQVHPEQKIKKEKNKYGIITVSMGKGIAELFKSIGANEVIEGGQTMNPSTEDIVKAIHDVNAENIIILPNNSNIVMAAQQAASVVEENVIVVPSKTVPQGMAALLSFNPSVEPEEVGRIMSEALGNVKSGQITYAVRDTNIDGLDIAKGDFMGISNGKIVVTDREQLSASKKLLSEMITEDDEILTIIQGEDVSDEEVEQLLAFAEEQFEDVEIEVHKGEQPLYSYIFSVE; encoded by the coding sequence GTGTCTATTACAACTTTAGATGGTAAGCAATTTGCAGAAATGATCTTGCAAGGTGCTAACCACCTATCGAATAATTCGAAATTAGTCGATGCGTTAAACGTTTTTCCAGTTCCTGATGGCGACACTGGAACAAATATGAACCTATCCATGACATCAGGAGCAAAAGAGGTAAGAAATAATCCTTCTGCTCATATTGGAAAAACTGGTAATGCGCTTTCGAAAGGCTTATTAATGGGTGCCCGTGGAAATTCCGGCGTTATTCTATCACAATTATTTAGAGGCTTTTCGAAGTTTATTGAATCGAAAGCAAGCATTAATGCAAGTGAATTTGCTGCAGCACTTCAAGCGGGTGTAGATACTGCATATAAAGCGGTAATGAAGCCTGTTGAAGGGACAATTTTAACTGTAGCAAAAGATGCAGCTAAAGCTGCTGTAGCTGCAGCACAAAATGAAACCTCAATTGTGAAACTTATGGAAATTACATTGAAAGAAGCTGAAGCATCATTAAAGCGTACTCCAGATCTACTTCCTGTATTAAAAGAGGTAGGAGTGGTTGATAGTGGTGGACAGGGCCTTGTGTTTGTTTATGAAGGATTTCTTGCAGTTCTAAAGGGTGAAAAACTTGATACAACAAATGTGGCTACACCTACTATGGATGAGCTTGTTAATGCAGAGCATCACAAAAGTGTACAAAGTCATATAAACACGGAAGATATTGAATTCGGATATTGTACGGAATTTATGGTACGCTTTGAAACTGGGAAAACGCCTTTTAACGAAGAAACGTTTCGTCAAGATTTAAGTCATTTTGGTGATTCTTTATTAGTGATTGCTGATGATGAATTAGCTAAAGTACATATACATGCTGAACATCCGGGTGAGGTTCTGTCATATGGTCAGAAATATGGAAACCTTATCAATATGAAAATTGAAAATATGCGTCAGCAACATACTGATATTGTAGGTGAAAAACCACAAGTTCATCCTGAACAGAAAATTAAGAAAGAAAAGAATAAATACGGCATTATAACAGTGTCAATGGGAAAAGGTATTGCTGAATTATTCAAAAGCATTGGTGCTAATGAAGTTATTGAAGGTGGCCAAACAATGAATCCAAGTACAGAGGATATTGTTAAGGCTATTCATGATGTGAATGCTGAAAATATTATCATTTTACCTAATAACTCAAACATTGTGATGGCCGCTCAACAGGCGGCATCTGTAGTGGAAGAGAATGTGATTGTTGTTCCTTCCAAAACTGTGCCACAAGGAATGGCTGCTTTACTTTCTTTCAATCCTTCGGTTGAGCCTGAAGAAGTCGGGCGAATTATGTCGGAAGCATTAGGTAATGTTAAGAGCGGTCAAATTACTTATGCAGTTCGTGATACGAACATTGATGGACTTGATATTGCAAAAGGCGATTTTATGGGAATATCCAATGGGAAGATTGTTGTCACTGATCGTGAACAGCTTTCGGCATCTAAAAAACTCCTTTCTGAAATGATTACAGAAGATGATGAAATTTTAACAATCATTCAAGGAGAGGATGTAAGTGATGAAGAAGTCGAGCAGCTTCTAGCATTTGCTGAAGAACAGTTTGAAGATGTAGAAATTGAAGTTCATAAAGGAGAACAACCACTTTATTCCTATATTTTCTCTGTTGAATAA